In the Triticum aestivum cultivar Chinese Spring chromosome 2B, IWGSC CS RefSeq v2.1, whole genome shotgun sequence genome, TATTGGCCGTGCATGTACTCCCAAGGTAGTATACTCCCTTCATCCAGGGCTTAATGCATATTTTGAGATTTATTTTGTCCACCACTTAGTTAGATCAATAATACATGACATGTGTGTTACAAAAAAATACCGTCGAATTCGTATTTGAAATGATTTTTCAGTGAGATAATATTGGTAGCATAAAACTTATATATACTGATTTATTCGACGGTCAACTTAGATGCCGAAATGCGTACCCTACTCAATATTCGGATAGGGAGTGGTACTCCTCTGCTCAACATCGAGGAGATAGACATCAAACGCAAGAAGGACATTAATAATTAAACTAGTTCTCCTAGATATTCTCTTCACTCGGGAGGAGCATGGCCATCATCAATAGCGAGAAGGCGGTCAACAGGTTCCATGCAATGTATGAATTGGAATCACACAAGTTGACCCGTATATCGATTACTGTAAATGAGTTTCCTAGGCATGGCAGATCTCTATACCGatttactacctccgtcctggtttattaacCCCTCTGGTATTTAGTGTTATATTTGATCATAATTTTAATTAACAAAATATAAGTTATATGTAGCAAAAGTCCTATTGTTGGagactatgttcaaatacgaattcaacGATATGATTTTTGATGATATGCATTCATATTTTGCTAGTTGAATCTATGGTCAAACTTGGACACAAAATacgaagggggccaataaaccaggacggaggtagtatcgAGGAAAACTACTCGATCAACTACTAAAAGGAGCTGCATGGCAATCAAGGAGCATGGAGATTCGGCGGAGGATATTAAAACAAAAATCAATGGCAATAATGACTCTTGTTTAGCCTGATAGAAAAAAAAATGGGAGGAGCCAATCAGGACTACCTTTGTCCTGGTTCGTTGGTCCCCACTGTAATCCATGCCAAAATTTGACCAAAacttaactaacaaaatgttaatgtgtgtcagcaaaaactatatcgttggattcgtatttgaacatacttTTCAATAATATAACTTTTTATGACATGGATGAACGTTTTGTTAATTAGATACTACCTTCGTCTTgttttattggccccctttttgaaatttgtgtcaaattttgaataaatatttaactaacaaaatgttaatgcatgtgaaaaaaattatatcgttggatccgtattcgaacatagtttccaataatatatttttatgacatgcatgaatattttgttagttaaatttatgtttaaaatttggcacaaaatacaatggggaccaataaaccaggacgaaggtagtatatggtcaaaaatttggcacaaaatacagtGGGGACCaacaaaccaggacggaggtagtacatttgGTTTCGTTAGTCATTTATTCCTAAATAGCAACATGCAAATCCTGTTTAATGCACCAACCAATAGAAGAGCAGCAATGCAGATAAAAAATTAATGATCATGGGAAATGAGGGGCTTctttcatgcatgcatatgcaATATCTGATTTTCATTGGATGCCCTATGAAGTGCCGGAGCCAGGAAAGTTGAATAAGGGGGGCCAAGTGTTGTTTAGTTTTGTTGGGGAGGGCCAGCTTATCAAATTACATCATTTTAGCAGGAATTAATCACCTTCTAGCATGCATATTAGCCTGAATTCAATGATTTTTTTGGgggtgggtgtgggggggggggggggggcagggcccctgCTGGcaccccctgtctccgccactggccCTATGCACTGGAGGGTACTATTTTGTTGGCTACACAGTGAAGTCGCAATTACTGTGGATCAACGAATTGACGATATCGTGCTAGCTACTCAGGGAGCTAAATCAGATTGTAAGAAAAATAGCAGTGGTCAACTTGTGTGCACGCATGGAATAATGAATTGCATGCATTGTATACTTTAGGGATTGCATGTATTGCTTCTGGTACGTATTAGGCTGGTCATTGTAGtaccatgcatatgatactagtgtataataATACAACCATAGTGCATTGTATCATAGATGGTctaatttattgccatgcatgatacaTAGTAGCAtcgcatttattatgttacggtatctacctatgttattataaccatctctcttttctttaattctttgttttacgagtcccaagtgcatgatactacttaggGCATCTCAAATGCTTgtaagactacccacaatgggagtaacataggtagtaacatcacacttatctagataaaatagatgatgtggtaaGCAATAAATgcagaaagagaggcatgtggtaacacaGCTAGTTagtacctccgtctaggtgaataagtcattcacgtagttctaggtcatcgatttgaggaattaaatatgtgttatatatcatgaaaagtatatcactagatttctacaaggatgtagtttctaaatatatattttttgtcacatataatacatatttagatagttaaatcgtcaacctagaactacgtgaatgacttattcaccgaaacggaggtagtactactagtatgagtaacatcacacatatcaaagcaatatgagtctatagcctaataaatgaagtgttgcacgttaccacacatatgttattcCCCAcaatagaggtagtaacatagagtagtaaacATGGGCTAGTCTAAGATAGTTGTTGATAGACTTTGCCACATACaatttttgatgatgtgtcatataataaatgaggaaagagagaaaGATTGTATGTACATGAACGAACACCCCTTGCACAAGCTCCAGTGTAGAATGAGAGAGCATCTCATTTATTATCTCACATCCTATTAGACAAACTAGATACAACTCATTGAAGTTGTTGTATGTTAaagtgttggttgatgacatggtaTATTTCTAACATAcaaactgttggagatgcccttatgttATCCCACTATTATAGTCAGTCTTACGCCCTCTATAGAGGGAATACTCGTCGATCTATGAGATAGACATCAAAGACAAGGACATTACTAATAATAAACTAACTAGCTCTCCTAAATATTCTCTTCACTCGGGAGGAACATGACCATCACCAATAGCGAGGAGGCGGTCGACAGCTCCATACAATTTATGGATTGAAATGACGTAACTTGTCCTGTATATCGATTACCGTAAATAGGTCACTTTAGACATGGCCAATCTCATTATCGACTTACGGAAGAAAACCATTAGATCAGCTAGTAGTACTATCGTGTTGCATATGTAAGGTTCCGGGAAGCATCTTCGGCAGCCGTGCCAAAAAACGCGTGCAGGGTAAAATGACTCTTTAGCGCGCGCGGCAAGTTTTCGCGCGCTCTAGCGGCGGCGGGAAACAACCGCGCGTAGTAAACGTTTGCGCGCGAGAGAGAAAGTTGTCGATCGCGCGGTAGATTTAGCGCGTCGCTTCGCGCGCGCATATAAAATGCGGCGCTTGCCACATGCTGCACCACACTGCCATGCGCGCATTTCCTCGCCTCCTAGCCGCTTCAGCGCCCCGccaccaccatgccgccgcgctgcTGCGCATCATCGGCTACcgcggagtccgcgagcgcccCTCCGGCGCCTACTACGCCAAGATCCGGTCCGGCGAcgtccgcctcggcctcggcacgtTCGAGACGacgcacgaggccgcccgcgcataGGACTCGCCGGCGTGGCGCCTAGGGAGGCCTCGCGCGCAGTTGAACTTCCACGATGTCTACACGCGCGAGCAGGCGCAACGcgtcgcccctccgcctcgtctGATTACAGACCAGGACCTTGAGGACCACCGTCggctgcagcgccgcctcctcatcgttGAGGAGGACGGGCGAGCCATGGCagagtggcgccggcgccacccggaggacgtcgccacCGAGAACGCCTTCTGGGCagagaggacggcaaggcgccgcgcGGAGCGTGCCGACAGGCGTCGGCGCAAGGCACTAGCCATATCACAGTGGATATCGTCGAGGCAGGCGGGACGTCGATCTTCTCCCCCGACGATGACCATTGGGAAGACATGTGACTCGATACCTCGGACAATACCaccgaggatgatgatgatgatgaggacgactgGGAGTAGGttctagttgcaccgtagtttttTTATCTAGCTGCCCCGtagttctttatctatctatgctatgaactatgtaaaatatttttGTATCGTCTTTTATCTATGCTATGAACTATGTATCATTTTATCTATGAACAAAATATGTATGCACCGTTTAAAAAAAGTATTTGTGCGAGAGCgcacgcgctgcattttagcgcgctgCTGGAGCTACGCATGcgtgctgcattttagcgcggctgctggagccagcgctgcgcgccgcgcAAAACCAGACGATGAACGCGCCACAAACTAATTTTTAGCGCGCCGCGCGTTGGggggctgttggagatgctcttactatgGACCAAATGGGTGATATTTGCTAACTACTGGGGACTAAGAAAAATAACTAGTGGTGCAGCTTGTGTGCACATATGCAATAATGAATTGTAAGTACTGCAGATTTTACCAGCTCTCTAGGTATATGCGTGCAGCTCCCGGCCTATAAATTACCGCTAGCACTCACATCCATCTTCTCACCCAATACCCACGAGAACCTCTAGCTACCGTAGCTTAGCTGAGCTTCCTAGCTGtagccatggccaagtatttccagAGTGCTCCTGTTAGCAATGAAGCATTGAAGCACAAGGAGATTCTGTTGGACGGCCTGTACATGCACCAGGACCTTGACGGATCACCAAATCAGAACCAGAAAACTATAGTGAATCCTAACCTCCCTCTGCAGTTTGGCTGCACCGTGGCTAATGACTGGACCATATATGATGGCCTTGGCCCCGATAAGAAGCTTGTTGCGCGTGCACAAGGGCCACATATGGGGGCAGGAGTAGCCAAAGGAAGCTGGTTCATATGTTTCAACATGGTGTTCGTCGACGACAGGTACATTCGTTCATTTTTGTAACATTTTAAGTACATAAGTGCATGCATATTTTCTGAGTGATACCAAATTTGGATGTATATGCACTCGGTTGTTGGGACAGGTTTGCGGGTTCCAGCCTTAAGGTGCTCGGACATTTTGAAGAGCCGGTAGAAGGTGAGTGGGCAATCCTTGGCGGGACAGGAGAGTTTGCCTATGCACAAGGTGTGGTCACCTTCAAGAAACTCCAGGACAGAAGCACTAGGGTCAGACAGCTTCAGATACGTGCCATCTGCCTCAGCTTTCCATCGTCACTTTCAATGGTACAATTTTTTTTCTAGTTCAGTCATGCATAGGCACACCCTAGCATGAACTCCATATTACATAGTGAGTGTATACTATAAATATAAGGGAATTGCTAATACATAATACGAATAACTTATGCAGCCTACGAAGATGGGGCCATGGGGTGGAAATGGAGGCTCCATTCAAGACATCACCACAGGAACCCCGATGCGCCTGCAAAGTGTGACACTCAGCAGCGAGAGCAGCTGGATTGTCTCTCTTGCATTTACTTATATTGACAAACTTGGAAAGAGGCGCAACGAAGGCCCCTGGGGTCCTGACAAAGGGAACAGTCAAACCGTGAGTTCATTTTAGAGATCAATTTGCCTTCTGATGCATACTCGTACGTCTCCTCAACAGTTAATGTGGTTTCTTATCTTCTGTTGACTACAGATCGAGTTCGGACCTAAAGAATATGTGACGGAAATATCAGGGACAATTGACAATGTTATATCGTCACTTGTTATCACGACAAACATCAAAAAGTATGTACCGTTTGGGCATGAGAAGGGCAACCGTTTCAGCGCCGCCGTGCCAGAAAACACATGTGTTGTGGGATTCTTTGCCAGGACCGGGAATGCTCTTGATGCCATTGGCGTTTACCACGGACCCATAGTGGTTTGAACTGGATTTAATGCTGCTTTGCTTTAGTTTATGGCAATCTCATGCGAGTTCATTTTAAGGGAAAGTGTGTTTGTTCCACATTTGTTTTCCAGCAATAACATGGCAAGGGTCATGCTTACGTCTGTGATCCATGTCTCTCTAGTGCAAGAGTACTTTCTTTAGTTTGTCAGCTGCTATATTCTAGCTATGATTTAATAAAGTGATGCAAGGTTGTTTTCTAGTGAACTATTGTAATTGATATGCTCACggacctttttttttcttttttccaaaaaggaggattaccccggcCTCTCCATCaacatgatgcacacaaccatctttaTTAGTTACTCCCTCTGAACCAAAATACTTGTAGTTGCGGCAACTTGTACTAGTTCTCCCCAGCTTTGTATTTCGGTACAGAGGTAATATTCATCAGACTCTGACAAAATGAATATAAGGATCAACCCAAGCCATCTTCTAGGCAAACAAAGTCACTACACCCACAAGTATATAGATGTGTTGTGTCCGTGTAACAGGCACAATCTAATTCAGTGGCCTCAATACCATCCGGTCTAGGCGTCCCATAACTGCACCACTTGCGCACACTCTAGGATCCGCCGCCACCAACTTTCGCCATCCCGTCTTCAGGAGGAATCACTGCATAGATCTTGCCAGCCCATCTGCCGTCAACGTCACCACGACACCAGCCAACGCCACCAGCTTGCGCGCGTCAATCAATCTGCGTCCAACTTTGAGACTCCACTGCTCCCGCCACCGAGACCCACCGTCTTCAAGGCGGTCGATATAACACCGCTCCACCTGTTGACCTCTCCAGTGAACCACTGCTCCAAGACGATGCCCCCAGAAGGGAGAACGACACCAAAGTCTCAGTCATCATCCGATCTGGGAGACCAAGATCTAGGGTTTTCCCCCGGAACAGCTGTCACCTGGAGGAAGAGGGGCACACGATCTGCAACTGCCGACGCAACCAAGCGGTGCAAATCGCCAGATAGCTCTCACGATGACGCCTTCAAGAAGAACACAATGGCAAGAGTGTCGTCGCCATCCTAGGATTTTCACCCGAGAGACCGTGAGGTGGGATAAGGTAGGGAGGAGTCCAGGAAGAAAAATAGCACCCTCAGGTGTCGTCGCCGTCACGGCCATCAGGAGCCGACCTAGGAATTAACCCAATTAGGATCCCCGCCTCCCGCTCCTTCCTAACCCGGCAACCGGCTAGCAGCGTGGCCCTGTCCGTTAAGACGGAGTGCACACAACATGGATTGGAGGAAGGAGCAGCTCGGCGCCGTTGGCCGCCGGAGCAGAAAGCCGCATCACCAACCCGTCGGACACCCGATCCAAGCCCCGACAGCCCACCTGCCCCGCCACGGCACCAGACAGGGAGGCCATCCTAGAGGTCACCGCCCCTGATCCAGGGCCTTCCGCCCCAGATCAGAAAGGGCTGTGCGAGCCCTGTCGCCAAGGCCACCCCTGGGACACCGGTCGGCCGCCACGCCATCGTTGTCCATCAGGGCGCCTTGGTCCAGCTCGCTGCCGCTACGACCAAGATCGGGCTCACACCATCGAGATGGGGTGTCCCGCGCCACCCCAGACCCGAGAGGGGAAGCAATACCTCTGCCGTCGCCATCGGATGCATTGTCTTTGCCCGGTGTTGACCACCGGCGGAGGCCGAGGGGAGGGAGGGGAAGGAGTGGAGGACCAGCGGCTGGGTTTGGTGCCCCTCGGTCgcccgcgcgggggggggggggggggaggggaggcggcggctgaTATGCTCACGGACCTATTATGCACATGGATGGATTTATTCCCTCATTTTGGGAACTTAAAGGGAGCACTCCATTATGAAACAAAATGTACGTAAATATAATGTTTCATGCCGAGTGGGGATCCAATATGAGAATGGTCAATTTTTCTTCCAAATATGCACAAGTTAACTTGGCATTACAAAGTATATTCCACAAATATAGTACCAAATATTATGCATACAATTAGATATAATGGCCAAAGTCTTACGTACAACGAGTCATACAAATCCATTTCTTTTAGAGAAAAAAGGCACCTCCATTTCATTAAAGAAGCAATCACCTACAAAAGGTCCACCCCATTCAcataaaaagaaataaagctcCCAACAGTCCACCAAAATGTGAAGAAAAGATAAAAGCAAAAAAAGTAGTAGAGACCTTCGCCGACAGAGCTTATGGGCTGTCTAGGCAGCCAAAATAGGACAATCCCAAAGTGAAAAGAACTTGTATTTCCTTTCCGAAGCTACTCCAGTGCATATCCTTTTGGTGTCGTCCCTCATTTTGTGTCTTCCTTCACCTAGAGAGAAACCCACAATCAATACAATGACTGAAAAAACAAGAAATATCAAACATTATGCTCTACTTCAGGGCCATAAATGTTGAATTAATATCTAGTCAACGTTTGTAAATCACCACTAGAGAATTACAAGACAACACATAATCGGACATCAATTCTTTGCGAAGTCAAATGAACTGTATCAACCGACTTTCTCCCATGTCCTTAAGAATGAATGAGTTAatcacaagtcacaaacacaaacATGTGTAGGGCTTATGGATGTGAATAGCAACCTAAGCGCATAGATATTTCATTAATACAATAAAAAGCCGCAACTACTAAACAATAAATCTAAACCAATTGCATAGGCATGGCAACAGAAATGGAGATGGTCTTGTTGGTGGAGATAGTGTGGTCTAAAATGCCTTCCGTGATACCATGTGTTGGCGGCGATGATGGCAATGAGTTCTTCGTCGCAGGCAGTGGGGTCTGGTAGCTCGGATGGAAGACTAGGGTTATCTATTTCACAATAGAGAACTCAGGGTGTGTTTTTGTGATGAATGTTGAAGGCACGTAAAAGGACGAACCTCGGTGTGCATGTCGTCCTGACATCTCCACGCGCTCTGATCTAGGGCACGTCCCCAATGCATGTGGGCCCAAAGTGTGCCCTCTGAGTCCATCTCCTAGCCTTTGGCCTCACTTTTCGCTGAAATCACTGGTTTATTTTTATTTCATTCCCCCACTCCATAAAAAAAGTTTTTATTGGTGAATTCTTCAATATGTAGTTCATGAGAGCTTTCCAGTCCTCCGCCAGTAAAATTGTACAATAAGAAAGAAATTCTAGATAAATTAGGGCAAAGCTTATTGAGTTAACATGACAATTGGGAAATTTAGCTTCTATATTTGTGATGCAAAAGGCATGTATCAGTTAGCACGGATGAAACTTGTAACACGTGTAATAATATAACTTGATTCTTTTCCCTCCTGCTTCCTCAGCTCCAAAATACTACATTGCATATTAGGCCTCGCTAGGATAAGTTCCGAACCCAAAAATTACtctgttagagcatctctagcagaccccgtaaaagTCGGACTCGGAAAACACGTTTACAGTTCGCTGCAGATCAGATTGTTGGGCGAATTCATGCGCTGTAGATCAGACCCCATATATAAAATTgtaaaataaaaaaacatttgcggGAGAAACTTGCAACGAAAATCATCATACATAGTTGACCATCATACTACTTCATAGATAGTTgttcatcatactacatcatagtACTATATAGGGGGGGGGGGTCTGCGGGCCGTGCAGCATACCCGAGCCTAGGCTACCAAAATCGACGGGTGCGGCGGCGACGACGCGGCGGAGGAGCCGGAGCAGCTCAGTCCTTGTCGGAGACGAGGTCGATCCACACCATGGCCTGCTCGGCCTTCATGACGCGCAGGTCCGCCTCCTTGGACGCGTGCGCCTGCGATGCCGCGACGCACTACTCAAGGAAAATCTCCTCGATCTCGAGATCGCGGCGGTGGCGCGCGTCGGCCTCCTCTTTCTCCCTCGCCGAGCGCTCCATGATGGCGCGGTCAAGGTAGTCCTCCTGCCCCCGGGGAAGGTAGTGTTCGGGGCCGATGATGCCTCGACGCGGCGGGTCCACATCGGTCTCGAGCTTGATGGCGAGAGGCCCGAGCTCCTCCGGCTCTCTCTTGACCGGAGTAAGCCACGAGCTCGAGGCGCTCGTGGACGAGCTCCCCGTGGCAGAAGAGCCGGAGGAGGCGCGGTGGAGGACCACGAGCTCGGGCTCGCATTCATCGAGCTTGCGGCGTTCGAACGCTGGCGGCGGCCGGCTCCCATAGTTGAGCCATTCCGCGCCGCCCACTTGCGTGCGGCATCGGAGATGCGGCAGCGGCGCTCCACATCATCCCCACCACTTCCGTAGCCGTCCATGGATCGGGAAGGGTTGCTAGGGCTTTTTTTAGGCTCGCCGGCGGCAAGAAATTGGTGCGGAGGGGGAGGGAAATCATGGCAGAGCGGCGACGGAGGCGGATAGGGTTTGACCTGTATTCGAGTGGTGAAACCGCATAAATAGCGGTGGAGTGGGTCTTTTTCGGGCCACGGTAAACTTTTTACGGGCCGGGCCCAGGATACGGAGTCTGTTCTGGCAAGAAAAACGGGCTGAACCCGAATACTCGCCGGAATTATACGGGTTCAGCCCTTTTACGGGGTTTGCTAGAGACGCTCTTAGCAATTATGGCATACAATTGACGCCATTACAttcacattcaaaagtactcaaTTATGGTTATAGTTTTGTGTCACAGATGCTAGATTAATAGTGTAAGTATTGGTTGATCATGCATTCTAGTAAAACCTAATGCCCATGGTATTTCGGAATATATAAAAAGAGATACTATCAGATTTACGTACGGTCAAGAGGTGAACATCAAACTGAAAAGAAGAAATTAGTGCTCCTAGAAATGCTCTTCACTTGGGAGAAGCATCAAGCCAACATCGAGAAGGTGATCAACAGGTTCCATGCAATTAATTTGTTTGGACGCAAGTAGATGGGCTTTATTAGTATTATgggttaggctggtcacaatgggaggtatcatatactaatatcatgcatatgatattagtGTATGATAGTATCTCCACATTGCATAATGTAAGTATTATAATGACCTCATTTATTGTTATGCACAATatatactactacctccgtctaagtgaataagtcattcgtgtagttctaggtcatcgatttgaggaattaaatatgtgttatatgtcataaaaagtatatcactagatttctacaaagatgtagtttctaaatatatgttTTTTGTCACAAagaatacatatttagatagttaaattgtcAACCTAGAACTACCcaaatgacttattcaccgagacggaggtagtagtatatCGTTTAATATGCTACAACACCATATCATGATACTCAATCCTCTCTTTTCTCATTTAATTGTGTGGCACCTCAACAAAAATGTTTAGTTGACATGCATAATACTACCACTCCCTTCATTTCTAAATATGTCTttgtttagagatttcaatatagactacatacggatgtatatgaaCGTAGTTTAGAGTATGGATTCACtctttttgctccgtatgtagtccatattagaatctctaaaaagacttacatttaggaagggagggagtacttaCGATACTCCTATTATGACCATACGGCATCGCCAACCTCAGTATCGAGTAGGCCCCTTAAAACCGCACACCCTCTcaagtagtagtactccctccgtctatgtgtgtaagtcatcttacgaaaaccaaataatcccaaaacacttaggcacggtacattaactctctCCTCGTTTCTttttttgtgacatatcaaccaataagagatgtgggccgttcatgctttcaatgacttgggCTACCAAACATGGCATGCAgaggttagttcattgcatgcaatgctattaattagcaaaaagacattaagtttctcgttttcctctccgccttcgtCGTGGTGcgcaacgtaagatgacttacacacctagacggagggagtagcaagttTGATGGATCCAGATGGCCATAACGTGCTAACTACTCGGGAAGCTTGTCAGATTGTGTAAAAAATAGCTAGTGGTGCAACTTGTGTGCATGCATGGACTACTAATTGCAAATACCCGGGAGACTAAATGATCATTTGCAACTTGTGTGCATGCAAGGACTACTATGGTTAGAGAGGTAGTCCATGCATGCAAATGATGTGGTCGCTAGAAATTACTCCTTGAAATGATCTTCCCACAACAGGTTCCATGCAATTAATTAATGTAGTTTGGAATCACGCAAGTTGATAAGCTTTATTACTGCATGCAAGTTGATACACTTCAATTAATTAAGGCAAGTTGGAGTACTCCTGTAGTAGTATGACCAAGCGCAATATCGAGTAGTAAGCCCTTGACTGCACTCTTGGCCGCTTTTTTGCCACGTATATGGATGCAGCTCCGGCTATATATTACCCCTACCTCTCTAACCATTTTCTCACCCAATACACACGAGGACCTCTAGCTACCAGATCTTAATTGTGCTTCCTTGTTGCAGCCATGGCAAAGTATGTCCAGAGTGCTCCTGTTAGCAATGAAGCATTGCAGCACAAGGAGTTTCTCTTGGACAACTTGTACATGGAGCAACGTACCGAACTGAATACCATGGAGACCATCATATTGGATTCCAATCTTCCTCAAAGGTTTGGCTGCATTGCGGCTACTGATTACGCCATATATGATGGCATTGGCCTCGACAAGAAGCTTGTTGCGCGTGCACAGGGGCTAAATATGGCGGTTGGTGCAACAAATGGAACCTGGTCGTTCTGTTTTAACATGGTGTTCGTCGATGAGAGGTATGTCAAAAATTCCATGTTCATTTGACTGACATTGTGTGTGTATGTGATACATCGACTAATTATATGAAGTCGGTTTGGTTTAGGTTCACGGGCTCTAGCCTTAAGGTGCTTGGAAATTTGGCAGAACCGTATGAAGGTGAATGGGCAATCCTTGGAGGGACGGGTGAATTTGCCTATGCACAAGGTGTTGTAACCTTCAAGAAGATCCAAGAATTTGAAAACGGGAAAAGTAGGTTAAGGGAGCTTCAGATCCGTGCCGTGTGCGTCAAATTCTCGTCGTCCCTGTCATTGGTATATACATACCTTTTTGTTGCGGTTCATGCATGGGCTCTATCTAACATGCAATTAAAAGTTCTAATACACATTAACAACGCAGCCTGTAAAGATGGGGCCATGGGGCGGAAACGGAGGCTCCATTCAAGATATGACCACAGGAAAACCGATGCGCCTAGAAAGTGTGACGATTCATAGTGACAACAGCTGGATTGTCTACTCCCTTGCATTTACTTATATTGACAAACTTGGGAAGAGGCGCAAGGAGGGTCCTTGGGGTCCTGACAAAGGAA is a window encoding:
- the LOC123040115 gene encoding uncharacterized protein, whose translation is MAKYVQSAPVSNEALQHKEFLLDNLYMEQRTELNTMETIILDSNLPQRFGCIAATDYAIYDGIGLDKKLVARAQGLNMAVGATNGTWSFCFNMVFVDERFTGSSLKVLGNLAEPYEGEWAILGGTGEFAYAQGVVTFKKIQEFENGKSRLRELQIRAVCVKFSSSLSLPVKMGPWGGNGGSIQDMTTGKPMRLESVTIHSDNSWIVYSLAFTYIDKLGKRRKEGPWGPDKGTSQTIEFGPKEYVREISGTIDTVISSLVITTNFKKYGPFGHEKGNRFSATVPENTCVVGFFARTGNALDAIGIYHGPIVV
- the LOC123040114 gene encoding uncharacterized protein, whose amino-acid sequence is MAKYFQSAPVSNEALKHKEILLDGLYMHQDLDGSPNQNQKTIVNPNLPLQFGCTVANDWTIYDGLGPDKKLVARAQGPHMGAGVAKGSWFICFNMVFVDDRFAGSSLKVLGHFEEPVEGEWAILGGTGEFAYAQGVVTFKKLQDRSTRVRQLQIRAICLSFPSSLSMPTKMGPWGGNGGSIQDITTGTPMRLQSVTLSSESSWIVSLAFTYIDKLGKRRNEGPWGPDKGNSQTIEFGPKEYVTEISGTIDNVISSLVITTNIKKYVPFGHEKGNRFSAAVPENTCVVGFFARTGNALDAIGVYHGPIVV